The Flavobacterium sp. CBA20B-1 genome includes the window TATCCTAAGCAAAACCGTTTGGTGATTGATGCCGGAACTTGCATCACATATGATTTTGTTAATAGTTTGGATCAATACCACGGAGGCGCCATTTCACCAGGTATCGGACTTCGCTATAAAAGTTTAAACGATCACACCGCCCATCTTCCCTTGGAAAAAATTTCGGAACTGCACCCGTTTGTAGGAAATTCAACAGCAACTGCTATTCATTCAGGTGTTTTGAACGGCGTTGTGGCTGAAATTGAGGCGTTTATCGAACACTTTAAACATCAAGATGAGAATTTAACAGTAATTTTAACAGGCGGAAATTCTGAATTTTTGGTAAACCGTTTAAAAAATAGCATCTTTGCAAATCCAAACTTTCTGCTAGAAAGTTTATTTTTGTTATATCAACACATTGTATCAAATGATTAGAAAAATTGTATTAGGAGTTGCTTTGGCAAGCACATGCCACACTTTTGCGCAGCAAGGTACTGCTTCTCCTTATTCTTATTATGGTTTTGGTGACCAACAATTTAAAGGGGCAAACGAAATAAAATCAATGGGTAGCTTAGCGGTTTATAGCGATAGCTTGCACATAAATACGTTAAACCCCGCTTCGTATGCCAAATTGCAAACCACCACTTTTTCATTGGGTGCTTCATACAAAGGAAACAACTTACAAAATGCAAACAGCAAAGAAAAAACCACAAGTGGATCTTTCGATTATTTAGCACTTGCTTTTCCGGCTGGGGATTTTAATGTTGCTGTGGGGATTATGCCGTATTCTTTTGTGGGATACAATATACAAAACACAAATATTAACGATAATGGAATGACCATTTCGCGCCAATATGTGGGTGAAGGGGGCTTAAACCGTACATTTTTAGGTCTTAGTTATAAAATTAGCAAAAACTTTAGTATAGGTGTTAATGGAGCGTATATTTTTGGAGATACCGAAACCAGCCTTACCAAATTTATTGCAGATAATGGCGAAGGTGTAGCGTTTGACCGTGGCAGCCGTATTAGAAACTTAAACAATTACAGTGGGTTTTCGGTAACCGGAGGATTGAATTTTGAACAACCTTTAAAGAATAAACTTAAATTGTATGCAAGTGCCACGTTTAGTCCGGAAATGCAATTAAAAAACGACCAAACCAAAACACTAGCAACTGTTCGATTAAGCACTCAGACTGGCTTACAAGAAATTGATGCTACCACCACACAAAATAGTAATGAAGAAATGCTTTTGCCCATGAACTATTCCTTTGGAGCAGGTATTGGAAATCATTTAAAATGGTTTGTGGGAGCAGAATATACAGCTAACCAAACTTCAAAATACAACACCTTTTACAAGTATGAAAACGCCACGTATAACGATTATATGAAAATTGGCGTTGGTGGATTTTACACGCCAAAATACAATTCGTTTACCAGTTATTTAGAACGAATGACCTATCGTGCAGGATTTAATTATGAAAACACCGGGTTAGTTATTAATCAAGAAGAAATTAAAGGTATTAATGCAAATATCGGTATAGGTTTTCCTGTGGGAAGATACAATTCTAATATCAACTTAGGATTTGAATACGGTCAAAAAGGAAATACCAACATGGGCTTGATAAAAGAAAATTATTACGGCGTAAATATTGGGCTTTCTTTTAACGATGTTTGGTTTAAACGCAGAAAATTCGATTAATTGAAAAAAAAAATTACACATATTGCCGCTTTTTCTTTTGTTTTGGTTGCATGTAATAACGATTTAAAAGACATTCAAAACCTAAACAAAAAACAATTGTATGCAACGGGCGAGGCCGATTCAATCAATGTGAAATATACCGACTCAGCCAAAATCAAAGCCGAAATGTATGCAGTGAAAATGCTTGATTATAGCAAAGCAAAATACCCTTTTAATCATTTTCCTAAAGGTGTTAAGGTGACTGTTTACGACAAAAATCGAAACAAAAACTACATCACCGCCAAACAAGCCACGGTTTACAACAAAACAGGAATGATTAATTTGGTGGGCGATGTGAAAATAACCTCGCACGACGGCAAAGTAATGCAAACGCAACAAATGTATTATGACCAAAAAAATAATTGGTTTTTTACTGAACATTACTTTAAAGTCACCGATCAAAACAAAAGCTTTTTTGAAGGAATTGGTGTAGATTTCGATCAAAATTTTAAAATTGTAAACGCACAGCAAAATCGTGCAGAATTAAAAGAAGTTAAAGATGAAAGTTTATAAATTTATTGCCTATATCTATCTGTTGTTTGGAGTTTTTTTTATCTATGATGCATACAGATCCTATACTCTAAACGAAAATTATTGGTTAAAATTAGCCTTGGCAGGGATGGCCATTTTTATGTTTATATTTAGGTTGCGAAGCATGCGTAAATTGCCTCAAAATAAACAATAACACACTTTGTATAGCAATTTTGCTGGCAGTTACAGATTCCTTTTGCAAAAAAAATCATCAGTATAGCAGCTAAAATTTTTTTTTTTACCGACAAACACCCGAATTACAACGATTTTACAATCAAAAATAGAATAATGCACTAAAAAAAGTGCATTTTTTTTTATTCTCTTTTTTTATTAGACAGATAATTGTATTTTCGCTCATTGAAAAAATTACACATTCATAAAAATGGCAGTTTTACAGAAAATTAGAGAAAGATCAGGTTTGCTTATTGGCGTAATCGGATTTTGTTTACTAGCATTCGTTGCTGGAGATTTATTAACAGGTGGATTAAGCTTTAATTCTCGCAATGTGGGAGAAGTTAACGGAGTTGATATTTCTGCAATGGAATATAGTAATAAGGTTGCAAACCTTGAAAAAAATGGTCAAGGAAAAGGCGCACAATTATACAACCAAGTTTGGACCAACGAAGTGCGCACCATTTTGTTTACCGAGCAATTAGAACAAGCAGGATTGCGTTTGGGCAAAGATCAATTGATCAATGTAATTAAAACACACCCAAGTTTTTCGCAAAACCCTCAGTTTTTAAATGAAGCTGGTCAATTCGATATGAACAAATTCAACAGCTTTTTGGCTCAAATGAAAGCAGCAGGCGCTCAACAATGGAACGCTTGGTTAGATTACGAAAAACAATTGGGCATTTTTGCAAAAGAACAAATGTACTTAAACATGATTAAAGGTGCAATTGTAACTACTACTGCAGAAGCTAAAATGGCTTATAAAAATGAGGCTACAAAAGTTTCTTTTGACTATGTAACACTTCCTTACACTTCTGTAAACGACGAGCAAGTTAAAGTTACGGATGCGGAGATTGAAGCATACATTAAAAAATATCCAAAACAATTCAAAGCTACACCGTCGCGCAAAGTAGAATATGTTTTTATTGCCAACAAACCATCTAAAGAAGATGAAGCTGCTTCAAAACAAATCATTGAAGATTTATTGAAGCCGTCTGTGGTGTTTAATAAAAATACCAATAAAAATGATACCATTTCTGGATTTGCAAAAGCAACAGATGTGAAAGCTTTTGTAAACCAAAATTCAGATGTGCCTTTTGATTCTACTTATTATGCAAAAGAACAATTGCCGGTGGAACATGCTGAAAAAATCTTCAACACGCCAGTTGGTACCATATACGGACCTTATGTGTTTAATGATTACTAT containing:
- a CDS encoding type III pantothenate kinase, with translation MIICIDVGNTRTKVAVYENSTLQQLLITNNEKLLKNISKQIQGIENCVDIILSSVGNLPSTTIEGLKKIGNLITVSHNSPIPFKNFYTTPNTLGIDRIVLTAGSVLKYPKQNRLVIDAGTCITYDFVNSLDQYHGGAISPGIGLRYKSLNDHTAHLPLEKISELHPFVGNSTATAIHSGVLNGVVAEIEAFIEHFKHQDENLTVILTGGNSEFLVNRLKNSIFANPNFLLESLFLLYQHIVSND
- the lptC gene encoding LPS export ABC transporter periplasmic protein LptC, encoding MKKKITHIAAFSFVLVACNNDLKDIQNLNKKQLYATGEADSINVKYTDSAKIKAEMYAVKMLDYSKAKYPFNHFPKGVKVTVYDKNRNKNYITAKQATVYNKTGMINLVGDVKITSHDGKVMQTQQMYYDQKNNWFFTEHYFKVTDQNKSFFEGIGVDFDQNFKIVNAQQNRAELKEVKDESL